The Salegentibacter sp. Hel_I_6 region GTAAGAAACGTAAAAAAAACAATCATTAAAAGTAGTGCCCAAACTGTAAATTTAGGCAGGTAACCAATTAAAAGCATGATCCCAACTACCAGTTCAAAAACCACTAAAACTATCGCGATTACGAGTGAAAATGGCACTAAAAATTCCAGACCTAAAACCTCAGGACTAAAATATTCCTGGAGTTTGTAAGAAAATCCCAGCGGATCGTTGAGTTTTATAAATCCTGAAAAAATAAATAACACTCCAACCAGTATCCTGGAAATTCCTACTAATAATTTCATACTGTTTTATTTAAATAATGCTTTTTTTTCGTCTAAAAAATTATAAAAACTATTCTTCGTTTTCATTCATAAGAATCATTGCGAAAATGGAATAATTTATCATATCCTGGTAATTCGCATCAATACCCTCACTTACCAGAGTTTGCCCTTTATTATCTTCAATTTGCTTAACCCGCAATAGTTTCTGAATAATAAGATCTGTCAAAGAACTCACTCGCATATCGCGCCAGGCTTCGCCATAATCATGATTTTTATTCATCATTAAAGCCTTAGTTTCAGCTATTTTTTCGTCGTAAAGTTCTGTTGCCGCCTCTAATCCAAGGTCTGGTTGGGCAACAACGCCTTTCTCCAACTGGATTAAAGCCATTACCGAATAATTGATGATCCCAATAAATTCAGATTTTTCGTCTTCATCTACTTTTCTAACGTCATTTTCCTGAAGTTTGCGTATTCGCTGGGCTTTGATAAAGATTTGGTCGGTAAGTGACGGTAGCCTTAGAATTCTCCAGGCGCTTCCGTAATCTTTCATCTTGTTAATAAACAGGCCGCGGCAGTTTGCTACCACTGCGTCATACTGTTTCGAGGTATTCTGCATAAAAGAGATCTAATTTGCGTAAATTTCGTGCAAATATTTTAGATACTAAAACCGCATTTTATAATTTCTGAAGTAAGCTTTAATAATTGAAGCTTTTTTCTTCGGAATATTAAATCAAACTCTCGCAAAAATGACCATAAATTGTAAAGGCGAACTTATAAATCTTAGCAGCCCCAAAGTGATGGGAATCATCAATACCACTCCTAATTCTTTTTATGCTGAAAGCCGAAAAACTTCGGAAAAAGATATTCTGAAGCAAGTAGAAAAAATGCTGAAAGACGGCGCCCATTTTATTGATGTTGGCGGTTACAGCACCCCTCCCGGCGCACCAAAAGTTGAAGAAACCGAAGAACTGAAGCGTGTACTTCCTGTAATAGAACTTATTTTAAAACATTTTCCGGAAACAATAATTTCCGTAGATACTTTTAGAGCAAATGTCGCCGAAGAAAGTATTGCCGCCGGTGCAGCGATAATCAACGATATTTCTGCCGGAAACCTGGACCCCGAAATGATGAAAACCGTTGCCAAACACCAGGTTCCATATATTATGATGCACATGCGCGGCACGCCACAAACTATGAAAGACCTCAATCAATATGTCGATCTTTTCCAGGATATTTTATTCTATTTTTCAGAAAAAATAAGTGCAGCGAGAGCTTTGGGAATCAACGATCTTATAGTAGATCCCGGTTTCGGATTTGCTAAAAATATTGCTCAAAATTTTGAATTACTTTCTAAAATGGAACTATTGAAAAATTTGGAACTACCAATTCTGGCCGGACTTTCACGAAAATCATTGATCTATAAAACCCTTAATACAACTCCGCAGGAAGCTTTAAACGGCACTACTTTTTTAAATAGCATCGCTTTAAGTAAAGGCGCTTCGATTCTAAGGGTACACGATGTAAAAGAAGCGGTAGAATGCACTAAATTATACGCAGAACTTAGTAAGTAGCCGCATATTTTCTATTTTTACACAAAACCTCGCTAATTTGGATATAATAAATCTTCGTTTTCTCGATGTCCTGGATATTGTATTTGTAGCCCTACTGCTGTATTATTTATACAAGCTGGTAAAAGGAACGGTTGCGGTAAATATCTTTATCGGGATTGTGATCATTTATCTTATGGGAAGCCTTACGCAATTGCTTCAAATGGAGCTTTTGAGCAGTGTTTTAGGTGAATTTATAGGCGTGGGAATGTTTGCCCTAATCGTTGTTTTTCAGCAGGAAATAAGAAAATTCCTTTTAATGATTGGTTCTACTAATTTCACACAAAAGGGAAAATTTTTCACCCAACTTAGGTTTTTAAAAGGCGATTTAGAGACCAGCACGAATGTAGAAGATATTATTTCGGCTTGTGAAATTATGGGTCAGACTTATACGGGCGCCTTAATTATTATTCAGAAAAACACGAACCTGGATTTTGTGAAAAATTCGGGTGACGATATGAATATTGAACTTAATCAACCTATTATAGAATCTATTTTCTATAAAAATTCACCACTTCACGATGGTGCGATGGTAATTGAGGATAACAAAATTACCGCTACAAGGGTTATTTTACCGGTTTCTAACGATAGATCTATTCCGCTAAGGTTTGGATTACGTCATCGGGCTGCCGTTGGAATTACCGAAAAAACCGATGCGCTCGCACTGGTTGTAAGTGAAGAAACCGGGCAAATTTCTTATGTAAAAGATGGGGAATTCGTGATGTTTGAAAGTACCGAAGAACTTATTGATAGAATTAAAGAAGATCTTTTATAATTTCTACAAACTTTCCTCTGCCATAAACTGCACCTCATATAGGTTTTTATAATACCCATCTTTCTTCTGAAGCAACTCAGTATGGGTACCTATCTCTACGATCTCACCGGCATCCATTACCATAATCTTATCGGCTTTTTTAATTGTAGCGAGTCTATGGGCGATCACAATTGAAGTTCGGCCTTTAGTGATCTTATCGGTTGCCTCCTGGATAAGTAATTCGCTATAAGTATCTACCGAAGATGTAGCTTCATCCAGGATCAAAATACTTGGATTACTCATATACGCCCTTAAAAAGGAAATAAGCTGGCGTTGGCCTGAAGATAGCATTGCTCCACGCTCTTTTACATTATAATGATAGCCGTTTGGCAGCGTATTAATAAACTCGTGTATACCAATTTGTTTTGCAGCATTTATCACCTCTTCTTCAGTAATATCGGGATTGTTAAGATTAATATTACTTAAAATTGTATCGGCAAAAAGGAAGACATTCTGCAAGACTACTGCAATTTCAGAACGTAGGGATTCCAAAGTAATTTCCTTTATATCAATACCATCAACCAGGATTTGCCCGCTTTTTATTTCATAAAAACGATTCAACAGGTTGATTACGGTGGATTTTCCGGCACCGGTAGCCCCAACAATAGCGATAGTTTCACCAGGATTTGCTTTAAAGGAAACACCTTTTAGTACTTCTTCATCATCGGTATAACTAAATCGAACATCTTTAAATTCAATTTCACCTTTCAAATCGCTAACTTCAATTTTCCCGGTATTGCTGATTGAAGATTCGGTATCGAGAATTCCGAATACACGATTAGCCGCTACCATTCCCATTTGCAGGGTATTAAATTTATCGGCAATCTGGCGAAGAGGTCTAAAAAGTAGCTGAGATAATTCAATAAAAGCGATAATCACACCAAGAGTAATTCCGTCATCGGCCACAGCTCTCAGGCCGCCGTACCATACAATTAA contains the following coding sequences:
- a CDS encoding DUF1599 domain-containing protein yields the protein MQNTSKQYDAVVANCRGLFINKMKDYGSAWRILRLPSLTDQIFIKAQRIRKLQENDVRKVDEDEKSEFIGIINYSVMALIQLEKGVVAQPDLGLEAATELYDEKIAETKALMMNKNHDYGEAWRDMRVSSLTDLIIQKLLRVKQIEDNKGQTLVSEGIDANYQDMINYSIFAMILMNENEE
- the folP gene encoding dihydropteroate synthase, whose amino-acid sequence is MTINCKGELINLSSPKVMGIINTTPNSFYAESRKTSEKDILKQVEKMLKDGAHFIDVGGYSTPPGAPKVEETEELKRVLPVIELILKHFPETIISVDTFRANVAEESIAAGAAIINDISAGNLDPEMMKTVAKHQVPYIMMHMRGTPQTMKDLNQYVDLFQDILFYFSEKISAARALGINDLIVDPGFGFAKNIAQNFELLSKMELLKNLELPILAGLSRKSLIYKTLNTTPQEALNGTTFLNSIALSKGASILRVHDVKEAVECTKLYAELSK
- the cdaA gene encoding diadenylate cyclase CdaA is translated as MDIINLRFLDVLDIVFVALLLYYLYKLVKGTVAVNIFIGIVIIYLMGSLTQLLQMELLSSVLGEFIGVGMFALIVVFQQEIRKFLLMIGSTNFTQKGKFFTQLRFLKGDLETSTNVEDIISACEIMGQTYTGALIIIQKNTNLDFVKNSGDDMNIELNQPIIESIFYKNSPLHDGAMVIEDNKITATRVILPVSNDRSIPLRFGLRHRAAVGITEKTDALALVVSEETGQISYVKDGEFVMFESTEELIDRIKEDLL
- a CDS encoding ABC transporter ATP-binding protein, with translation MASNTGSAFDFNLFKRLLKYTNPYKVTFYFVAIAAILLSFFAVLRPYLLKVTVDDAITPQNYDNLVFYVGLMAGVLLLEVIFQFLFVYFANWLGQEVVRDLRVNLFKHMLNFKMTYFDKSAVGRLVTRAVSDIETIASIFSQGLFMIISDILKMLVVIGFMFYQSWQLTLLVLTVLPLIMYATRVFQKKMKVAFEEVRTQVANLNTFVQERITGMKIVQLFTREKAEYNNFKEINGKHRDAWVKTVWYNSIFFPIAEMATSITIGLIVWYGGLRAVADDGITLGVIIAFIELSQLLFRPLRQIADKFNTLQMGMVAANRVFGILDTESSISNTGKIEVSDLKGEIEFKDVRFSYTDDEEVLKGVSFKANPGETIAIVGATGAGKSTVINLLNRFYEIKSGQILVDGIDIKEITLESLRSEIAVVLQNVFLFADTILSNINLNNPDITEEEVINAAKQIGIHEFINTLPNGYHYNVKERGAMLSSGQRQLISFLRAYMSNPSILILDEATSSVDTYSELLIQEATDKITKGRTSIVIAHRLATIKKADKIMVMDAGEIVEIGTHTELLQKKDGYYKNLYEVQFMAEESL